Proteins encoded by one window of uncultured Bacteroides sp.:
- a CDS encoding glycoside hydrolase family 16 protein, with the protein MRKFFKCLLLIVFTGLIGSSCGDNSITGDTAENIQITDTTTVSTTTGTTGSTTDNTKTTSDVIFLDNFDQTTGLPDQTKWSLCAPASSVNWARYLSGSNDQAFVKNGSLVLTAEKVNGTYKCGGIRTLGKVEFTYGKVEVRARFKSVQGGWPAIWMMPVNQTNGWPMEGEIDIMEEVSNEKNAYQTLHSNYINNLKHFDPIRQFISPYTVNSFNTYAINWTPERIDFYINDNRIYSYPNLHLADESTVKQWPFNRPFYIILNFALGGANTWPGTIDDTQLPGSMEVDWVKVSKYT; encoded by the coding sequence ATGAGGAAATTTTTTAAATGTCTGTTGTTAATCGTCTTTACAGGACTCATTGGCAGCAGTTGCGGCGACAATTCAATAACAGGAGATACCGCCGAGAATATACAAATTACAGACACGACAACAGTCAGCACAACAACAGGTACAACGGGCAGTACGACAGATAACACCAAGACTACCTCTGATGTTATTTTTCTGGATAATTTTGACCAAACCACCGGTTTACCCGATCAAACTAAATGGTCATTGTGCGCGCCAGCATCCAGTGTCAACTGGGCCAGATATCTTTCAGGCAGCAACGATCAGGCATTCGTAAAAAACGGATCGCTTGTCCTCACCGCGGAAAAAGTAAACGGAACCTATAAGTGCGGTGGCATACGCACTCTTGGGAAAGTAGAATTCACGTATGGAAAAGTAGAGGTCAGAGCCCGATTCAAATCCGTGCAGGGGGGATGGCCAGCTATCTGGATGATGCCCGTTAACCAGACCAACGGATGGCCCATGGAAGGAGAAATTGACATTATGGAAGAAGTCAGCAATGAAAAAAATGCTTACCAAACACTTCATTCAAATTATATCAATAACCTGAAACATTTTGACCCTATCCGTCAGTTCATCTCGCCCTACACTGTGAACAGTTTCAATACCTATGCCATAAACTGGACTCCGGAAAGAATTGATTTCTATATTAATGACAACCGGATTTACAGTTACCCAAATCTTCACCTTGCAGACGAATCAACTGTTAAACAATGGCCATTCAACAGACCATTCTATATTATTCTTAACTTTGCCCTAGGTGGAGCAAACACCTGGCCGGGAACAATTGATGACACTCAGCTACCGGGATCTATGGAAGTTGACTGGGTAAAGGTTTCAAAATACACATAA
- a CDS encoding nucleotide sugar dehydrogenase — translation MEKIKIAVIGLGYVGLPLARLFSTKFSTIGFDRNSKRVDEIMSGHDITHEVDDELLSGAIVKGFYCTTELEKIRGCNVYIVAVPTPVDINNHPDLTPLIGASDAVGQVISRGDIVIYESTVYPGVTEEDCLPVIERVSGLKFNEDFYAGYSPERINPGDKEHTVEKIKKVTSGSTPEIATFVDDLYNAVLVNGTYKASSIRVAEASKIIENSQRDVNIAFMNELAKIFNAMGIDTQDVIEAAATKWNFIKMKPGLVGGHCISVDPYYLIQKAQVYGVMPRIMTEARRLNDGMGEYIVNQVLKLMNKKGVMVKDADVLILGVTFKENCPDIRNTRIVDVYHTLQQYTGNITVVDPWADEASLEKAYGIRVNGINPMKIDRKFDVVILGVAHNEFKGLNVRNLLKGDNRVVYDVKGVLPLDQIDGRL, via the coding sequence ATGGAAAAAATAAAAATTGCAGTAATTGGTTTGGGCTACGTGGGGCTGCCGCTTGCCCGACTGTTCTCCACAAAATTCAGCACTATAGGTTTTGACAGGAATAGTAAGCGGGTTGACGAAATTATGTCTGGGCACGACATAACGCATGAGGTAGATGATGAATTACTAAGTGGGGCTATTGTCAAGGGCTTTTATTGTACTACTGAATTGGAAAAGATAAGGGGTTGCAATGTGTATATTGTAGCTGTTCCCACTCCGGTGGATATAAATAACCATCCTGACCTTACTCCTCTTATAGGAGCAAGTGATGCTGTGGGACAGGTGATTTCCCGTGGAGACATAGTGATTTATGAATCGACAGTGTATCCGGGAGTGACGGAAGAAGATTGCCTGCCAGTAATTGAAAGGGTATCCGGACTGAAATTCAATGAAGATTTTTATGCGGGATATTCTCCTGAACGAATTAATCCAGGTGACAAGGAGCACACTGTGGAAAAGATAAAGAAGGTTACTTCGGGGTCTACTCCTGAGATTGCTACTTTTGTGGATGATTTGTATAATGCAGTATTGGTTAATGGTACTTACAAGGCTTCTTCCATACGGGTGGCTGAGGCATCGAAAATTATTGAAAATTCCCAGCGAGATGTAAACATTGCCTTTATGAATGAGCTGGCGAAAATTTTCAATGCCATGGGAATTGATACACAGGATGTGATTGAGGCGGCAGCAACAAAATGGAATTTTATAAAGATGAAGCCTGGCTTGGTTGGTGGACATTGCATAAGTGTTGATCCTTACTACCTTATTCAGAAGGCACAGGTGTATGGGGTGATGCCCCGGATTATGACAGAGGCCAGAAGGCTTAACGACGGAATGGGCGAGTATATAGTGAATCAGGTGCTGAAGCTGATGAATAAGAAAGGGGTAATGGTGAAGGATGCGGATGTTCTGATACTAGGAGTGACCTTTAAGGAGAATTGTCCTGATATACGCAACACAAGGATAGTGGATGTTTATCATACCTTACAGCAGTATACAGGAAATATTACGGTAGTGGACCCGTGGGCCGATGAAGCTTCTTTGGAGAAAGCGTATGGCATACGTGTGAATGGGATAAACCCAATGAAGATTGACAGAAAATTTGATGTTGTGATTCTGGGAGTGGCTCATAATGAATTTAAGGGACTAAATGTGAGAAATCTGCTGAAAGGTGATAATAGGGTGGTGTATGATGTAAAGGGTGTTTTGCCCCTTGATCAGATTGACGGAAGATTATAA
- a CDS encoding glycoside hydrolase family 16 protein — protein sequence MRINIKLLALLLMTKAIGYNCSEDSTLISITNTEITQVTGKDSLLVFEDNFNQEENIPDKSRWVLAPHTDAASWSSYLSDSYDQAYIENGMLILKGEKTKEGYKSGGIQTRNKFNFTYGIVEVKAKFKTAKGGWPAIWMMPSYSTEDWPYGGEIDIMEQINNDGFVYQTLHSYYINILNHEFPLRRVTVSYRKNEFNIYLVEWNPQEIIFKVNGLITLTYPNLYLSNEETMRQWPFNKPFYLILNYTLGGKNTWPGDIDDSQLPGIMLIDWVKIYRLPVPVL from the coding sequence ATGAGAATAAATATCAAACTTCTGGCCCTGCTTTTGATGACTAAAGCAATTGGTTACAACTGCAGTGAAGACTCCACTTTAATATCTATAACAAATACAGAAATAACTCAGGTTACCGGCAAAGACTCTTTGCTCGTTTTTGAGGACAATTTTAATCAGGAAGAAAACATCCCAGATAAAAGTAGATGGGTATTGGCGCCACATACTGATGCAGCCAGCTGGTCCTCTTACCTTTCCGATAGTTATGACCAGGCATACATTGAAAATGGAATGCTCATTCTGAAAGGAGAAAAAACAAAAGAAGGGTACAAATCCGGAGGTATCCAAACAAGAAATAAATTCAATTTCACATATGGCATAGTAGAGGTAAAAGCCAAATTCAAAACAGCAAAGGGAGGATGGCCGGCCATCTGGATGATGCCCTCATATTCCACTGAGGATTGGCCTTATGGAGGTGAAATAGATATTATGGAGCAAATCAATAATGACGGATTTGTATATCAAACATTACACAGTTATTATATCAATATCCTGAATCATGAATTTCCTTTGCGACGTGTCACTGTTTCATATCGAAAAAATGAATTTAATATCTATTTAGTAGAATGGAATCCTCAAGAAATCATATTCAAAGTCAATGGTCTAATCACATTAACCTATCCCAACCTCTACCTGTCCAATGAGGAAACAATGAGGCAATGGCCTTTTAATAAACCATTCTATCTCATCTTGAATTATACCTTAGGAGGTAAAAACACATGGCCCGGAGATATTGATGATTCACAGCTCCCGGGCATAATGCTTATTGACTGGGTAAAGATCTATAGATTACCGGTTCCAGTCTTATAA
- a CDS encoding leucine-rich repeat protein: MKINAVCKRIFILICLFYGFELNAQEVKLTLNVTPGNLESLLGSQQSVVTDLTLTGSINASDVGGIRRSPLLSKLNLANVNLVAGGSFYVNQVITVTDNHIPDYMFFNLGNLISVVLPNSVISIGDQAFQECTALTSVTIGSKVTSIGFFAFGNCSELTSITLPESLQTISNQAFWSCQKLSSITIPASVTSIGNGVFAICSALKSITVADANSVYSSVSGVLFSKDKLMLITYPNSKSTIYTIPDNVTSIGEYAFETCSGLASVVIGNNVTTIGEGAFYSCTGLTSVVIGSKVTSIGKNVFYNCSALNSVVIPNSVTYIGWDAFGYCTAMLSLSLGTGITTIDIYAFDSCIGLKSITIPSGVTSIGDWALSYCTSLTEVHSKPKAPPTAASSTFYGIDNYNCKLYVPIGSSAAYRGATGWNVFRTFIEEPGTAIPLIGESPLKVYTENDAVVINGTAYGDEILVYNMLGELLYHSKAQSNVSRIELPLHNIYVVKVLGKTFKIVLL; this comes from the coding sequence ATGAAGATAAATGCTGTTTGCAAACGCATATTTATTTTGATATGCCTGTTTTATGGATTTGAACTGAATGCACAGGAGGTGAAACTCACTTTGAATGTTACGCCCGGTAACCTGGAAAGTTTATTGGGCAGTCAGCAGAGTGTTGTTACCGATCTGACTCTTACGGGATCAATCAATGCCAGTGATGTGGGGGGAATACGCAGATCGCCCTTGTTGTCTAAGTTGAATCTGGCCAATGTGAACTTGGTGGCAGGAGGTAGTTTTTATGTGAATCAAGTGATTACGGTGACGGACAATCATATTCCAGATTATATGTTCTTTAATCTGGGAAACCTTATATCAGTAGTTCTTCCAAACTCGGTTATAAGTATAGGTGACCAGGCATTTCAGGAATGTACAGCACTTACTTCAGTGACCATTGGCAGTAAGGTCACTTCAATTGGCTTTTTTGCATTTGGTAACTGCTCTGAACTGACTTCCATTACTTTACCTGAAAGTTTGCAGACAATAAGTAACCAGGCATTCTGGAGCTGCCAGAAGCTTTCTTCGATAACAATTCCCGCCTCAGTGACGTCGATAGGCAATGGAGTGTTTGCCATTTGCTCTGCTCTGAAATCTATCACTGTGGCGGATGCCAATAGTGTATATAGCTCTGTGAGCGGGGTCTTATTCAGCAAGGATAAATTGATGCTAATCACTTATCCGAACTCAAAATCAACTATTTATACCATACCTGATAATGTGACTTCTATTGGAGAATATGCCTTTGAAACGTGTTCGGGACTGGCTTCGGTTGTTATTGGTAATAATGTGACCACTATTGGTGAAGGAGCATTTTATAGTTGTACCGGACTAACTTCGGTTGTGATAGGCAGTAAGGTAACTTCCATAGGGAAGAATGTTTTTTATAACTGCAGCGCACTGAATTCTGTAGTGATTCCGAATAGTGTGACTTATATAGGATGGGATGCCTTTGGGTATTGTACAGCGATGCTGTCACTGAGTCTGGGAACAGGGATAACCACGATAGATATTTATGCATTTGACAGTTGTATTGGACTGAAAAGTATTACCATACCCTCTGGCGTGACTTCCATTGGTGACTGGGCTTTGTCTTATTGTACCAGTCTCACGGAAGTACATAGTAAGCCTAAAGCACCACCCACAGCAGCTTCGTCAACATTTTACGGAATTGATAATTATAACTGTAAACTCTATGTGCCTATTGGTTCATCGGCTGCATACAGAGGGGCTACAGGATGGAATGTTTTCAGGACGTTTATCGAAGAACCGGGAACGGCAATACCTTTGATCGGTGAATCGCCGTTGAAGGTATACACCGAGAATGATGCCGTTGTTATAAATGGTACTGCTTATGGTGATGAAATATTGGTATATAATATGCTGGGTGAACTCCTTTACCACAGCAAGGCTCAGAGTAATGTATCACGGATTGAACTGCCACTTCACAACATCTACGTGGTAAAGGTATTGGGTAAAACATTTAAGATTGTCTTATTATAA
- a CDS encoding acyltransferase family protein has translation MNQRINYIDLAKGICILLIILHHIQSPINQTEGYRMLTCFRVPLYFVLSGLFFKKYSGFINFILRKVNKLVVPFIFFLTLTYLIFSCLWGISGHINYITMMPQRIAEGFLTKTIYINIPLWFLVSLFETSVMFYLIISLADKLPLNKWYKEGIIAGICLLTGFTGYYLQSFHINLPLWIDSSMACLPFYYTGYFLRKETSVLMPNKADKYIPILLILFAVLVYFLAGPLHKISYLSYYVSAMSGTSFVLLLSKLAVRIPVVSFLGRYSVIILGIHCIIIIVLKDHLTFITNPWLLSATIFALVVLISIPAVKLLIRYLPWFVCQKDLIKVAPKPISEFETNLSSTSE, from the coding sequence ATGAATCAAAGAATAAACTACATTGATCTGGCAAAAGGAATATGCATATTGCTTATCATCCTGCACCACATTCAGAGTCCCATCAATCAGACCGAAGGCTACCGTATGCTCACATGCTTCCGTGTACCCCTGTACTTTGTTCTTTCAGGTCTCTTTTTCAAAAAATATTCAGGATTTATAAACTTCATTCTCAGAAAAGTCAATAAATTAGTAGTGCCTTTCATCTTTTTCCTCACCCTCACCTACCTCATTTTTAGTTGTCTGTGGGGCATATCCGGGCATATTAATTACATAACAATGATGCCACAACGAATAGCCGAAGGGTTTCTTACTAAAACTATCTACATAAATATTCCACTATGGTTTCTCGTCTCTCTTTTCGAAACCTCGGTTATGTTCTACCTCATAATCAGTCTGGCAGATAAGCTGCCACTTAACAAATGGTACAAGGAAGGCATCATTGCCGGCATCTGCCTTCTCACAGGTTTCACAGGATATTATTTGCAGAGTTTCCATATAAACCTTCCTCTTTGGATCGATTCAAGCATGGCATGCCTGCCTTTCTATTACACAGGCTATTTTCTCAGAAAAGAGACCAGTGTCCTTATGCCAAACAAAGCAGACAAGTATATCCCTATACTGCTTATTCTATTCGCTGTCCTCGTTTATTTTCTGGCTGGTCCGCTTCATAAAATCAGCTATCTGTCATACTATGTGTCGGCCATGAGTGGCACATCTTTCGTGCTATTGTTATCCAAGCTGGCAGTACGCATTCCGGTTGTTTCATTTCTGGGACGTTACAGTGTCATCATCCTTGGCATACACTGCATTATTATTATCGTGTTAAAAGATCATCTCACATTCATAACAAACCCCTGGCTGTTGTCGGCCACAATCTTTGCTCTGGTAGTGTTGATTTCAATACCTGCAGTAAAATTACTTATCAGGTATCTACCCTGGTTTGTTTGCCAGAAAGATCTTATTAAAGTAGCCCCCAAACCAATATCAGAATTTGAGACCAACCTATCCTCTACTTCTGAATAA
- a CDS encoding ChbG/HpnK family deacetylase: MIIVNADDFGMLPEVTAAIDSCINRRIVSSTTLMANMPAFEMAVELAFKNGYENRVGIHFNLTLGKPLSRSILSCPRLCDEENYFIYKRNFVLFRWSEIKAIREELSAQIERIREVGIPISHFDSHHHIHTEFFLFLIICDVLKKYGIRKVRISNNMDVGKGGLRCLLKKVYKLFFNRMLRVMGFKTTRFMGDYNASVDHISAYGDCDIELMCHPVEMNGLMMDKFKKEPLKQHVLQLQPYMNL, encoded by the coding sequence ATGATCATTGTTAATGCTGATGATTTTGGGATGTTGCCAGAGGTGACAGCAGCTATTGATAGCTGTATAAACAGGAGGATTGTTTCATCAACAACGCTTATGGCCAATATGCCAGCTTTTGAAATGGCAGTGGAGCTGGCTTTCAAAAACGGATATGAGAACAGGGTGGGTATTCACTTTAATCTGACGTTGGGGAAGCCTCTCTCTCGGAGTATCCTTTCTTGTCCCAGGTTATGTGATGAAGAGAACTATTTTATTTATAAAAGAAATTTTGTTCTTTTCAGATGGTCTGAAATAAAAGCTATCAGAGAAGAACTGAGTGCCCAGATTGAAAGAATACGAGAGGTGGGTATTCCTATTTCTCACTTTGACTCTCATCACCATATTCACACTGAATTTTTTCTTTTTCTGATAATCTGTGATGTATTGAAAAAATATGGCATCAGGAAAGTACGGATATCTAATAACATGGATGTGGGCAAGGGAGGTCTTCGCTGTTTGTTAAAAAAAGTATATAAATTGTTTTTTAACCGTATGTTGCGTGTCATGGGATTTAAAACAACCCGTTTTATGGGCGATTACAATGCTTCTGTTGATCATATTTCTGCTTATGGAGATTGTGATATTGAACTGATGTGTCATCCTGTTGAGATGAATGGGCTGATGATGGATAAATTCAAAAAAGAACCTTTAAAGCAGCATGTGTTGCAGTTGCAGCCGTATATGAATCTTTAA
- a CDS encoding glycoside hydrolase family 16 protein encodes MKSKLNVLFLFLLSIIAVNTACTDSYAGDDIQTMSQIEARAKKNRVTTIPLDTTKTTTTTTTTSTSTTSSSIIFEDNFDQTNGLPDASKWSLCTPISTVNWARYLSGSNNQAYVKNSNLILTAEKVNGVYQCGGVRTLGKVEFTYGKVEVRARFKSVQGGWPGIWMMPVNQSNGWPKDGEVDIMEEVSNESNAYMTIHSNYIENLRNYTPNYQFMSPFIVNGYNTYCTNWTSEKIEFYINGKLIASYPNLHLSNESTVMQWPFNKPFYLILNFSLGGANTWPGAIDDTQLPGYMEVDWVKVTKTQ; translated from the coding sequence ATGAAATCAAAATTAAACGTTCTGTTTTTATTCTTACTTTCAATAATTGCTGTTAATACAGCCTGTACTGATAGCTATGCCGGCGATGACATTCAAACCATGTCACAAATCGAAGCAAGAGCTAAGAAAAATCGCGTAACAACGATACCTCTTGACACAACTAAAACAACAACAACAACTACTACTACAAGTACAAGTACCACAAGCTCAAGCATCATCTTTGAAGATAATTTTGATCAGACTAACGGGCTGCCAGATGCAAGCAAATGGTCACTATGCACTCCTATTTCCACAGTAAACTGGGCTCGCTACCTTTCAGGAAGCAATAACCAGGCCTATGTAAAAAACAGCAACCTTATCCTCACAGCGGAAAAGGTGAACGGAGTATACCAATGCGGAGGTGTACGCACTTTGGGGAAAGTCGAGTTTACTTACGGAAAGGTTGAAGTCAGAGCCCGCTTCAAATCGGTTCAGGGCGGATGGCCCGGTATATGGATGATGCCTGTAAACCAATCAAACGGATGGCCCAAAGACGGAGAGGTTGACATTATGGAAGAAGTTAGCAACGAAAGCAATGCATACATGACCATTCATTCAAACTACATTGAAAACTTGCGCAACTACACTCCTAATTATCAGTTTATGAGCCCGTTTATTGTAAACGGCTATAACACCTACTGCACAAACTGGACATCAGAAAAGATCGAATTCTATATTAACGGGAAGCTTATAGCAAGTTATCCCAATCTGCATTTGTCTAACGAATCAACCGTTATGCAATGGCCTTTCAATAAACCATTTTACCTTATCCTTAATTTCTCACTAGGTGGAGCCAACACATGGCCCGGAGCAATAGACGACACTCAATTGCCAGGATATATGGAGGTTGACTGGGTAAAAGTGACCAAAACACAATAA
- a CDS encoding MraY family glycosyltransferase, whose product MTNDKFVCIAVLLFSLLLAAALETIVLVITQTSRSHSKLKLAGASFFPISLFVFSICILAYSNTASQYAISNNLPSAKELLRLLTGNLLLLGVGIKDDISGIRKRYKILFQFIAAAIMVWSGLYINNLYGLFNIRNLAPWAGIPFTILLSIVIMNIIKIIDIADGLASGLLGVACVSLGILFLVKGMLFYSLICTILSGILVPFFYYNVFNTSHKVFIGSTGSLTLGFMISYLAIHFAMNIPNSYASFRSPFIIVLSILFIPLFDGLRVILVRAYRGRPFFQPDRRHIHHKLIDAGISHSMAMVSLIICTSLMIVLNVFLSNKVNVNILLAIDILFWLELVLVLDIKLKGLIKKIKLTNATFFS is encoded by the coding sequence ATGACAAACGACAAATTTGTATGTATAGCTGTACTTCTTTTTTCTCTGCTGCTCGCCGCTGCATTGGAAACAATCGTTTTGGTAATCACCCAGACATCACGCAGCCACTCAAAACTAAAACTCGCCGGAGCCTCTTTCTTTCCAATATCATTATTTGTCTTTTCTATTTGCATACTAGCCTATTCAAACACAGCATCACAATACGCCATTTCAAATAATCTTCCTTCCGCAAAAGAATTATTGAGACTGCTAACAGGGAATTTGCTACTTCTGGGTGTTGGCATTAAAGATGACATTTCAGGCATACGCAAAAGATACAAAATATTATTTCAGTTTATAGCTGCAGCAATAATGGTTTGGAGCGGATTGTACATTAATAATCTTTACGGACTATTCAACATCAGAAACCTTGCTCCATGGGCTGGAATTCCTTTTACCATACTATTGAGCATCGTCATTATGAACATCATCAAAATAATCGACATAGCCGACGGACTGGCATCAGGCTTGTTGGGTGTAGCATGTGTATCGTTAGGTATCTTATTCCTGGTAAAAGGCATGCTATTTTATTCACTTATTTGTACCATTCTATCAGGAATTCTTGTTCCATTCTTCTATTATAACGTATTCAATACTTCACACAAGGTCTTTATTGGAAGTACAGGTTCACTCACTCTGGGATTCATGATATCCTATCTGGCAATACACTTCGCCATGAATATCCCTAATAGTTACGCTTCTTTTCGTTCGCCCTTTATTATTGTATTGTCAATCCTCTTCATCCCTCTGTTTGATGGGCTAAGAGTAATACTAGTGCGTGCCTACAGGGGTAGACCCTTTTTCCAACCGGACAGAAGACACATTCACCACAAACTGATAGATGCAGGTATTTCTCACTCCATGGCAATGGTCAGCCTCATAATTTGCACCAGTCTTATGATTGTACTCAATGTTTTTCTTTCAAACAAGGTAAATGTCAACATACTTTTAGCAATTGATATTTTATTTTGGCTGGAGCTAGTTTTAGTGCTGGATATAAAGCTTAAAGGCCTAATAAAAAAAATTAAGTTAACTAACGCAACTTTTTTTAGTTAA
- a CDS encoding glycosyltransferase produces the protein MLKLSIIIPVYDVEQYVEKCIVSCAAQNVSFLYEIIIVNDGSRDRSLEIAEEVAGRYNNIFIVSQSNAGLSAARNKGLALAKGEYVWFVDSDDWIDDGFLEGILEELNGIDVLAMGYRRIKNNRIITVDVCCEDVDNGRQLLTVPMEKLILPAQFYIYKRSFLETHKLHFMQGVFHEDIEFTPRMLYYARNLKVSKIKAYNLLQREGSITQSVNPKKAFDLLKVAASLSRFSAAKAEAPYKSRFSDLASLALNMALGISLMMDTDDSRRFSDFFYDNRELIAELKKSSVIKYRVEGRLFSLFPKNCTEIYFFMMKVKTLFHK, from the coding sequence ATGCTTAAGCTATCAATTATTATTCCGGTTTATGATGTGGAGCAATATGTTGAAAAATGTATTGTGAGTTGTGCCGCACAGAATGTTTCTTTTCTATACGAAATTATTATTGTGAATGATGGCTCCAGAGACAGGAGTCTGGAGATTGCGGAAGAGGTGGCCGGGAGGTATAATAATATCTTTATCGTGTCTCAGTCTAATGCCGGATTGAGTGCGGCGCGTAACAAGGGACTGGCTTTGGCTAAAGGGGAGTATGTGTGGTTTGTTGATTCGGATGATTGGATTGATGATGGCTTTTTGGAAGGAATACTGGAAGAACTGAATGGTATTGATGTACTTGCGATGGGATACAGGAGAATTAAGAACAATAGAATTATAACAGTAGATGTTTGTTGCGAGGATGTGGATAATGGCAGGCAACTACTTACTGTTCCGATGGAAAAGTTGATTCTTCCGGCTCAGTTTTATATATATAAAAGATCTTTTCTGGAGACACATAAACTTCATTTTATGCAAGGGGTTTTTCATGAGGATATTGAGTTTACTCCAAGAATGTTGTATTATGCCCGAAACCTGAAAGTGAGTAAAATCAAGGCCTACAATTTATTACAGAGAGAGGGGTCGATTACACAGTCTGTTAATCCCAAAAAGGCTTTTGATCTGCTGAAAGTGGCTGCTAGTCTTTCCAGATTCTCAGCAGCGAAGGCTGAAGCTCCCTATAAAAGCCGTTTCTCTGATTTGGCCTCTCTGGCACTGAATATGGCATTGGGAATAAGCTTGATGATGGATACTGATGACAGCAGACGTTTTTCTGATTTTTTCTACGATAACAGGGAACTGATTGCTGAACTGAAGAAGAGTTCTGTAATAAAGTACAGGGTGGAGGGAAGGCTGTTTTCTTTGTTTCCAAAGAATTGTACAGAAATCTATTTTTTCATGATGAAAGTGAAGACGCTTTTTCATAAATGA
- a CDS encoding DUF4886 domain-containing protein has product MKLLYRVFFRCMLLLIMTYVATGCSAPDDPDPVPVTKDTIRVLAIGNSFSEDALQYVYDLAGASDRDVILGNLFYGNCSLAQHWLFIKQKSAVYDYQKNENGAFSHNYNSTLQKGLTDEKWDVITIQQYSAYSGMIDTYFPYLDSIVAYVKQNATNAGMKLALHQTWAYPAYSTLKDFENYGNNQLVMYGQIVTVVKEVAARQGIILIIPSGTAIQNARSYFGDTLNRDGSHLTNSLGRYIASCTWFESLTGVSSVGNSFRPLGVSYTDASVAQVAAHSAILKPDEVTNISGL; this is encoded by the coding sequence ATGAAACTTCTATATCGTGTCTTTTTTCGCTGCATGCTGCTATTGATAATGACGTATGTGGCAACAGGATGTTCGGCTCCGGATGACCCTGATCCAGTTCCTGTAACTAAGGATACGATTAGGGTATTGGCTATTGGGAACAGTTTTTCAGAGGATGCACTTCAATATGTGTACGATCTTGCCGGAGCAAGTGACCGTGATGTAATTCTGGGCAACTTGTTCTATGGTAATTGCTCACTGGCTCAGCACTGGTTGTTCATCAAGCAAAAGTCAGCGGTATATGATTACCAGAAGAATGAAAATGGAGCATTTTCTCACAATTATAACTCGACTCTACAGAAAGGACTTACTGACGAGAAGTGGGATGTGATTACCATACAGCAATATTCAGCTTATTCGGGTATGATTGATACTTATTTTCCTTATTTGGACAGTATTGTTGCTTACGTGAAGCAGAATGCCACAAATGCAGGAATGAAACTGGCTTTGCATCAGACATGGGCCTATCCTGCTTATAGCACACTCAAAGATTTTGAAAATTATGGTAACAATCAGTTGGTGATGTACGGACAAATTGTGACTGTGGTAAAAGAGGTTGCAGCCAGGCAGGGGATAATTCTGATTATTCCTTCGGGCACCGCCATTCAGAATGCAAGAAGCTATTTTGGGGATACATTGAACCGTGATGGATCGCATCTTACTAATTCGCTGGGCAGATACATAGCTTCGTGTACATGGTTTGAATCATTAACGGGTGTAAGCTCTGTAGGCAATTCTTTCAGACCGCTAGGTGTTTCCTATACAGATGCATCGGTAGCACAGGTGGCTGCTCATAGTGCTATACTGAAACCTGATGAAGTGACCAACATAAGTGGTTTGTGA